The genomic DNA CACCTCTATGCTCAGCAGCTGCTTCGCGAAGGTGTTATTTCCGAAGAGGCACTGACCGCGATGACGAACAAGGTAGGCGAGAAATACGAAGGTATTCTTGCCCGAGCCAAAGAAATCGCAGCCAATAAGCCTGCAAAGGCAACGCTGGCGGCACACTCGATCGACGACGACGGTTCGACGATCCTTGAGACCGGCGTTTCGGCAACCTTGCTCAAACAAGTTTCCGAAAAGATATCCCTCGTACCTGAAGACTTTTACATCAATCCGAAAATGGTCGGCCAACTTGCCCGTCGTGCGAAAATGGGCGACGGGAGCGTGCCGATGGATTGGGCATTCGGAGAAGCAATGGCGATCGGCTCGCTCGTTCTTGAGGGCCTGCCGGTTCGATTCAGCGGACAGGATTCGGGCCGCGGCACATTCTCGCAGCGTCATGCCAATATGTATGACACGATGACCGGCGACCGGTGGGCTCCGCTCAATGAATTGAAGAGCGAATCAAATCCGAATGCCCGTGCATACATTTTCGACAGTTCGCTTTCGGAATATGGTGTGCTCGGTTTTGAGTATGGATACTCGGTGATGTCGCAGGATCAACTCGTGGCCTGGGAAGCTCAGTTCGGTGATTTCTCGAACGGCGCCCAGATCATGATCGATCAGTACATTTCATCCAGCGAAGACAAATGGCAGCAGCGTTCGCGTTTGGTAATGCTGCTCCCGCACGGCTACGAAGGTCAAGGGCCTGAACACTCATCGGCACGGCTCGAGCGCTATCTGCAGCTTTGCGCTGAAAACAATATGCAGGTCTGCTACCCATCGACGCCTGCTCAGTATTTCCATCTGCTCCGCCGTCAAGTCAAGCAGGAGATCATTCGGCCGCTCGTCGTGATGACGCCAAAGAGCTTGTTGAGGCTCCCGGCAGCTACATCGGAAATGTCTGAACTCGAATCCGGCGGTTTTCAACCGGTTATCGACGATGCCCGGATCACTGACCGTTCCGGCGTCAAACGCGTCGTTGTTTGCAGCGGAAAGGTATTCTACGATCTTGATGCAGCACGCGAAAACAGCGCCTCATCGGATGTTGCGGTCGTTCGGCTTGAGCAATTCTATCCTTTCCCTGCTGCAAAACTCGTTGAGGTGTTCGCCTCTTATCCAAACGCAGCAGAGATCGTCTGGACACAGGAAGAACCGCAGAACATGGGCGGATGGACATTTGTCGAACCTCGTTTGAGAAACGTTTTGCCTGAATCCCCAACACTAAGCTACGTTGGCCGCTCAGCGTCCGCATCGCCGGCGACGGGCTCGTACGCGATACACAATCTTGAACAGGAGCAGCTGGTTACGCGGTCTTTGCGGATCGAAAGGGACATATCGTTGGCTGCCGGTTGACCTGTTTGTTCGGTATAATCAAAAATTGCATCTAACTTTTCGATGAAACGCCTAGTTATGAAATATCCAAAAATATTCGCAGCCGTTGCGGTTGTTCCGTTCGCGGTGTTTTTGATGCTCGCCTGCCAGCCCAAAACGGTAAGCAGCGAGGAGCCAGCAAAGACAAATACTGCTGCTCCGGAACCGACGCCGCCTACAAATAAAGAACCTATCACGATCGCGGCTGTCGGCGACATAATGTTGGCGTCTCCGTTCCCGAACGAATCTCGGATGCCGCCGAATGACGGTGCGGACATGTTGAAAGATGTCACGCCGATCCTCTCGGCCGCCGATATCGCGTTTGGAAATCTCGAAGGCCCGATCGTTGACGGCGGCACATCGGCGAAGTGCCGTCCCGGCTCAACGCAGTGTTTTGCTTTTCGCACGCCGACACGTTACGGCAAATCTCTCAAAGAAGCCGGATTTGACGTTATGAGCGTGGCCAATAACCATGCCGGCGATTTCGGCTTGCCCGGGCGTGTGAGCACGCAGAAGGTATTGGATGAGCAAGGCATCAAGTATGCCGGCAGCCTCGATCCGCCGGCGACCACCACTTATCTTGATGTCAAAGGCAAGAAGGTCGCCTTTATCGGCTTCGGCCACAACAACGGAATGCCGAACATAAATGACCTTGCCGGTGCACGCCAGCTCGTTCTCGACGCCAAGAAAAAGGCGAACCTGGTCGTTGTATCTTTTCACGGCGGTGCTGAGGGGACCGATGCACAGAACGTCCCCAATCGCAACGAGATATTTCTCGGCGAGAACCGAGGTAATCTGCCGGCATTTGCCCGTACCGTTATCGACGCAGGAGCCGACCTTGTCCTCGGCCACGGGCCCCACGTAATGCGCGGGATGGAGATCTACAAGGATCGGTTGATCGCTTATTCACTGGGCAATTTTGCGACATACGGCTGGTTTCGGCTTGCCGGGGAAACCGCTTTGACGATGGTGCTCGAGGTCAAACTGGATGCGGACGGGAAATTTATGAGCGGCAAGATCAACGCCGCAACGCTCGAAGGCAAGGGTATCCCGACACTTGATAAGAACGGCACATCGATACGCACAGTAAAGAACCTGTCGACCAACAATTTCGGTACCAACGCCCCAACGATCGCCGACGACGGCACGATCTCTGTGAAGTAATACCTAAATTGCAAAAGGGCCGTGTAAATTCGGCCCCCTTCCCTACAACCCAATTCGGCGGATCAGGTCTTTAAAGCGACGGTCAATCCGGAGCGGTTCGAGCAGAGGTTCGTATTTGGAATAGATGATTCCGCGGTCGCGGTTTTCGAAGGCCTGTTCGAGCCACGCGAGGCTCGTTTCTTTGTCTCCGAGGCGCACGGGAACGAGCGATTTAAGGTATCGCGGATAGTTTTTCAAATGCGGGCGCGTTTCGTATTGCTCGAGCCGCTTGTGCCAGACGCCGTTCATTCCATTCTGATCATAGGCAGCCTTTAGTTCCTCACCGATCTCCGCGGGCTCGCCAAATTTCGTCGCCGCAACCGCAAATACATCGACAGCTTCCTGCTCTTTCCCCGCAAATTCCAGGCCAAAGCCGAGATAAAAATGGCCATAGCCAAAATCCGGGTCGATCTCGATGATCCGTTTTGCCTGTCTAATCAGCCGGGCCGAATCACGCTGCGTGTAATAATAGCCGGCGAGTCCCGTTGCAGCCATGGCGGAATCAGGTGCAAGCGAGATCGCCTCCGCAAAGTGTTTATTCGCCTCATCAAAACGGCCAACCACATTCAGCAGATCGGCATACCATTGATGAGCAGTAGCAGATGTCGGATCCAGGTCGAGTGCCGTCAGAAACTCGCGTTCGCCCCCCGCCCAATCCCAATCGTAAAAGGCCTTTGCGTAAGCAAGTGTCGTATGTGCAAGTGAAAGCTCGGAATTGATCCGCTTCGCATCTTCATAACCGTTCGCGTAACCATCCGGCAAAGCTGCGGCATAGTAGTCGGCAAGCATTCGATGACTGTCGACGAGGCCCGAATAGGCGAATGCAAAATTCGGGTCCTGGCAGATCGCATCTTCAAAATGCGTAACGGCCTGTTTAAGGCCCGCCTCGGTGCGCTTATTCCAAAACGATCGTGCCTGCACATACGATTCGTACGCTGCGGTACTGACCTTTGGCGAGGCGGCAAACCGCTCGTATTTATTGATGTCGAGCGACCGTGCGTCATTCGTCTCGGCGACGTTGGCAATGAACTGATAGCCACGGCCTGGCACGGTCAGGATGAATTTGGGGTTCTTCTTCCCTTCGCCGAGAGCTTTACGCAAGACAAAGATCGTTTGCGAGAGATTCCCTTCCTCGACCACCGAACCCGCCCATACACGATCGAGAAGTTCTTCTTTCGTGAGTAGCCGACCCTTGCTACAAACAAGCGTTATCAGTAGCAAAACCGCACGCGGCGTGAGCGCTACGGTTTCTCCTGAGTCGCACCTATAGAGACGCTGACTCTTGGCGTCAAGCCGAAACTCACCGAACTCAAAAATGACCGGCTTGGAAAGCTCCTGCATAAAACACAAATTTGAGAAGTTTTGAGACTAGTTTTGAGGATTTTTGAGAACAGGTCAAGTTAAGTTTGCACCCTAAGCCCTAATTGATAACCAATTTAGCAAGAGGTGCAAGGTGTTGAACGATGAACTGGTGACCGCAAACGCGGCCGTCGTCTCAAAACTACTGGTGATTGCCCCTTTCTCCGCCAACGGTTTTGCTAAACCGTACGGTGAACAAACCGGCGAATATCCACGACGAAGCAGACCTGCCAACCAAAACTTGGCCGGCCCGCTAAGCCGTGCCTGGTCTAATGCCGGTTGGCCATCAACCAAACAATCTGAACAAGTTGCGAAGGCCGTCATCACCAGTGCCGCCTTCGTTGCATCCGGTGCGTAGCGTGTACACGGTTCGCACCGGAATTTTGGTAAAGAACCTTGGAGCAATGCGGTGAAGAAAATTAAATTGACTGAGGACAAAATGATTATGATGGAAAGATCTTGGATAGCGACGACTAGTAGTTTGCGGAGCTATTGGTCGCTGAGTTTGTTTGTTGCTCATGTTTTTTTTACTGCGGGATTCGGATTCGAATGTGGGACACTAACCTATATACCACCGGAGGTAGATGCCGAGCTCGATCCGCGATTTTACCAAACCGGCTTATCCGGAGGGTCCTCTTATGCGCCGCTGAAGGTTTACGCCACCGCCGTGGACCCGAGAACCGGGAATGTCTTCATTGGAGGGCAGTTTTTCTCTGTTGACAACGTTCAGGCACAGAATATCGCATTTTTTGACAAAGATCAGAACCGATGGTTTTCCCTCTCGGGGGGTGGTTTGACAGAAGGCTCGAACCAAAAAGGCAGCTACGTTAAGGCTCTGGCTATTCACGGTAGCTATTTATATGTCGGCGGCTATTTCAATCAAACAGAGAATGGGGTAACAACCGGGCTCAACCGAATTGCCCGTTACAATTTCGGATCAGGAACTGTCGATGAAGTTGAAAATGGAACTTGGACACCGTTCGCCAATGGCGGCCTGGATGGCGATGTAAACGCGTTTCACGTTTCCGGTACTGATCTATATGTCGGCGGTAGTTTCGCAGAATCACACGACGGGAACATTCCAAATCTTAACAACATTGCTGTTTACGCCAATCACACAGTCTGTACGGTCGGCTGTTGGGCCGCACTTGCGGGCAACGGATTGAATGGAGCAGTGAATGCGATGGATTCGTGGGGCGGCGGCTTCTATGCCGGCGGTGAATTTACGGCCCCAGTTCTCAATCCAGCAATGCCTCTAAACCGTATCGCACGCTACTCAAATGGCGCCTGGCAAATACCTCCTAATTTTGGATTGAACGGTAATGTCTATTCCGTGAAAACTACTAATGACTACATATACGTAGGCGGCAGTTTCACGGGAACCGTAAGCCCATTTGTACCTCTCAGCCGTGTTGGTTATTATGACGAGTCTTATACAGATTCATGGCAGGCTCTAGATAGCGGTTTGAACGGCACCGTCAAAACTATATCACTTGGTGGTCCGGGCGTTATCGTCGGCGGAGATTTTCTACAAACGGCCGATGGACTGACTGAGTTGAAGAGCATTGCCTGTTATTGCAGCGGCGATTGGGAAGCATTTCCGTATGACGGCCTGAATGGGGCAGTAAATGCCATTTCCCGATATTACAATATCGAAACGGATGCCGATCTTTTGTATGTGGGCGGAACATTCACGGATACGACGGCCGATTCACCCAATCCTTCGTTCGGTGTCACGAGTTATTCGCTTAATCTTAACATGATCGCATCGGATGCAAAATTAGGTTCAACCTATTCTCACTTACCGATGGGCCTGAACAACGGCAAAGCGCTAAACGAGCAAATTACGGCACTCGCGGCTGATCCTGCGGGCAATATTTATGCGGGAGGCTATTTCACCGCTACTGCCGATGGTGCAACCCCCAATCTGAACCGCATTGCCCGTTACGATCCCGCGATGAACACTTGGTCCGCTCTGGCTAACATTGGATTGAATGGTACCGTAACCGGACTGGCAATTTCCGGCAATAACCTATATGTTGGCGGAGCCTTTACTGCGACCGCCGATGGCATGGTCACGGGGCTCAATCGCATCGCCCGATACGATCTAACCACGAATACGTGGTTTCCATTGACGAACGGAGGCTTAAACAACGAGGTTGCGTCGCTGGTGATCTCAGGCGGCAACTTGTATGCCGGCGGCAGTTTTATCCGAACCTTTGACGGTACGGTGTTAAACCTCAACCGTATTGCCCGCTACAATTTGACGACAAATATCTGGTCACCTGTCGCGTTCAACGGGGTAAATGATGCGGTTTTTACGTTGGCAGTGTCGGGCGATAATTTGTATGCGGGCGGCTTCTTTACGTCAACTTTCAGTTTTTCCAACATCAATTTGAACTTCATTGCCCGCTACAACACCGTTACCAATACGTGGTCACCGCTCGCTAACCTCGGTTTGAGTGATTACGCCGAGGCGTTGGCCGTAACGGGAAACTTCATGTACGTTCAAGGAAACTTCATTGTTACCGGTGATGGCACCAAACAGCTCAATGGCCTGGCCCGGTATGATCTGCAAAACAACATCTGGGTGACGATCACGGGCGCGAGCGATGAGCGCAGCGCCGCCCGTGACACCCTGGCGACGGTCCAAACGGGAAACGAAGTTTATTTCGGCGGCAGATTTCACGGAGCGGGTGACGGTGTGGCTCATTTTTTCACGCGGTTATATCTTCAAAGGTGGAATGTTCCCGCACCGACATCTGATTGGTTTGACATTAATAACTGGTCCACCGGAGCGGTTCCAGCCTCTAACTCCAGTGCCGTGATTCCCAACGGTGCCGGAATTATTAATATTGCCACTGCCGATGTGGTAATGAATGATCTGAATATCAACGGCGGGACTTTGAATATTGCCACCGGTCGAACTCTCACCGTCAACGGTATTCTCAACCTAAAAGGCGGTACGATCACAGGTGATGGAACGGTTGTCATCGCCAACTGCCAACCCGACGGTATTATGGGCGGCGACGCGACAGCCTACATCCGAACAGCACTGGTTCGATGTGTGAACAACACGGGAACCTTTACATTTCCTGCTGGAACGAAGAGTGGCTATGCTCCTGTTTTCCTCAAAAACATCACTGGTACAGGCAATATTTTGGTCCGAGCCAATCAAGGACCGTATTCCGGTCCGGTGATGTATTTACCGACGGACCGGTTAAGGCGTTGGTGGCAGATCGAGAATCCGGGCGGCGGCGTTACGAATTCTGAGGTTATCTTTAACTATCTTCAGAGCGACATTGTTGGGAACGAGGCCAGCTATCGAGCATATCGTATCTCAGGCGGCTCGGCGTCGGTCTTTAGCACGACCGCAAACACGTTCTCCAACCGCGTTGCCGTACCCAATGTTACAGCCTATTCCGATTGGACGCTTGCCGATTTTGGCCCTACAGCTGCAAGTGTATCCATCAGCGGACGCGTGGTGACGGCTAATGGAAATGGGATAAACAAGGCGATCGTGACTCTCACGAACCAAGGCGGCGATGTTCGGAGAGTGATCACCAATTCCTTTGGTTACTATCGCTTTGACGCAGTCGAAGCAGGGCAGACCTATGTCTTGTCAGTCGGCAGTAAACGATATTCCTTCGTCAACCCGACGTTGGTTGTTTCGCCAACCGACGATGCGACCGATATCGATTTCATGGCGGAACAGGCGCCATATGTCGGTCCTTCCATTGACCGGAGCAGAACTACTTTTAGGCTTCGAAAATGAGGGCTACTTCTTTGTCTTTTCGATTTCTCTGATGAGCTTTGAGCGCGGTTGCGGGCCATTAGGGGCATGCGTTCGTCAGTTGAGAGTTTGGTCAAGATCGGTATTAGGTGCGGCGGATCGGGTATCTCATTACGATTGACATAGATCGTGATCGCATCCATCAGGCTTGGCGTTTGGAGCGGCTGCATATCTGCGGCGAGGTTGATCTCAAATCGCCATATGTATTCTTGGCCGATGCCGCGATAGGTATCCATCAGTACCTTCGCGTCCGTGTTTGTCGTCCAGTTGTATTTCGCAGTTCGCGACTTGCTGTCCTTCTTGACGGTTATCGCGATATTTCCCATGTGCGGATAGTCTTTTTCGTACTGATAGCTCTCCGTCGACTCAAGAAAATTGAGATTCGCGAACGCCGTTCTAAGCTTTTCCATCGTTCCGAGAGAAAGCTCGATCGGGTCGGTGACCATTTCGTCGAATTCCTGCCGTTGAAATGTGATTTTGCCTTTTCCTGTTTCGTCATGCTCGATCCATATCTTACCGATAAGAAATCCGGGGCGTGAAAATTCGTAAAAGTAAACCGGTGTAAACGCGGGGATCTTGGGCGTTTGATCGACTTCGGTCGGGCGTTCATTTTTCTTTTGAGTCTTTGAGGGCGTCGGTGTCGGTGTCGGTTGGGGCTGTCCAACTACGGGCTGCGCGACGGGTTTCTTAATTACCGGCTTCGGCTTTGTCTGAGCAATAACGGCTGACGCGGCCAACGCGGTCATTACGAAGGGAATGAGTTTTCTCCAAAATTGCACCATAGACCGATCGCGCTATTATCAGATGGACGGCTGTTTGATGACAAATTGGTATCTTAGGTTTGTTCCGCGTGAAACGCTTTTGTGTGTGGTGGAACGGAACAGAAGTCCGCTATTCGAATTTGACGGAAACGACCTTTGAAACGCCTGCTTCTTGCATCGTTACCCCGTAAAGCGCTCTTGCGGCTTCCATGGTTCGTTTGTTGTGGGTGATGACGATGAACTGTGTCTTTTCAGACATATCGGCGATCTTGTTGACGAAACGTCCGACGTTAGCGTCATCGAGCGGCGCGTCAACCTCGTCGAGCAGACAGAACGGTGACGGACGATATTTGAATATCGACATCACGAGTGCGATCGCCGTCATTGCCTTTTCGCCGCCTGAGAGCAGCATGATGTTCTGCAGGCGTTTGCCCGGCGGTTGAGCGACGACTTCGATTCCGGCTTCGAGTATGTCGTCGGATTCAAGCAATGTCATCTCGCCGCGGCCGCCGCCGAACAGCTCGTGGAAGAACTCGATAAAATTCGAGTTTATCGAATCGAACGCCGTCCGGAACCGTTCCCGCGAACGCTGTTTGATCTCTCGCAAGGCTTCTTCGGTCGCGGCAATACTGTCGACAATGTCCTGCCGCTGTGTCGTCAGGAACAGCAGCCGCTCTTCCGATTCGCCGAGTTCCTCGAGGGCGAGCATGTTGATCGCACCAAAATTTTCGAGCCGCTGACGAAGATCGTCTGCCTCGCGGCGGGCGGACTCGAGTTCCAGATCTTCATCGATCACCGTCTGTTCGACGAGCTCAGAAAGTGCAATGTTTAGCTCTTGCTGGCAATGTTCGGCAGTGTTGCGGAGCTGCGTTACTGCCTCAGCTTGGCGGATCTCGATCTCGGCTCTTTCGTTTCGAGCATCGCCCAACCGACGGTTGATCTCGGCAAGTTGCTCGCTCATCGCATCGGAATTGGCCCGAGCGGCCGCAAGCGCGTTGATCGCGCCCGAAAGCTCCGAATTCTCGCGTACGATCTCGTCGTCGGCATTAGCAATGCGATCAGTGATCTCGGTGATCGAAGAATGCAGAGCTTTGATCTTGGAATCAGCCTCTGAGATCTCAAGATTTTGGAGTGCAAGCCTCGATTCGATCTCTTTGCCTTCGTTCTCGACACGGCGAAGGGCCGATTGAACAGAACGTCGACGCTCTCCTGATGTCGCAGCGACCATACGCTTTTCGTTGAGCACCGCACTAGACGCGTCGAGAATGACGCGTGCCTCCGTGAGCTGTCTGGCGATTCGTTCGAGAGCCGAGGTCGACTCGGCACGTGCTTGGTCAGCAGCTATCTTGTTTGCCAACGCATCATCTCGTTTTTGGCGGAGCTCGGTGATCTCCGAGACCGTCTGGCCTGACTCATCCGCGACGACCTTGCGATGGCGTTCGGCACGTTCGATCTCTTCGCGGGCCGTACGGACCTGGATCTGCAAGCCGTGAACGCCGCGATCGACCTTGATGATCAGTGACTGCAGATCGACCATCTTGCTCTCGTTGTCAGCGAGTATTCGTCGTGCCTTTTCGGCCGCTGTCCGGGCCGTTTCGATCTCGGAAGCGAGGCGTTTGGTCGTTTTTTCGAGGCCGCTGAGTTCACGTTTGAAGGCGAGCAGCGATTCGTTCTTGCCGTCCAAACGCTGTTTTCCGCCGACGAACAATCGGCCGCCCAGCAGCAGATCTCCGTCGTGATTGATCAGCACATCTCCGGCACCTGAAATTTCAAGATCATCGACCAACCGCGCCGACATCTCTCGTGGAAAGACGTCGCGAAGCAATGCTGCGATCTCAGATGAAACCCCGAGACTGTCGCCGATCGTATCGCCGCTGCTTGAGGTCGCCGTCCTCGTTTCACCTCCGCTCGGCAAGATCAGCATCGCCGTCCGGCCGATGTTATTCGCCTTGAGCCACTCTGAGACACGTTTTGCATCGGCGAGCGATTCGACCAAAACTGCCTGAAGATAATCACCAAATAGCGTCTCAACGGCTGTCTCGGCATTTTCGTTGACGTTTAGTTTATCAGCGAGTACGCCGGCGAGTCTTACGCCGATCGATCCCTGTTCGGCAAACAGTTTTTGCACCTGAGGCGTGTAAACAGCACGGCTATCCTCGAGTTCAAGCAAGGTAGCGAGCCGATGGCGTTTTGCGGAATGTTCCTCGTTGAGCGACTCAAGTCCGGCCTCTTTTGAACGAAGTGCATCGAGAGAGGCGTTCGTAACAGCCATCAGCTCGTCTTTTTCAGCATTTAGCTCGTTGAGTTTTTTCTCTTCGGCGGCTAGTGTCCGCGCGAGTTCGGCCGCTTGCTTTTCGTGCTCCGCAAAATTTTGTTCCGCCCGCTTTGCTTCTGATTCAAGGCCCGACGCACGCTGCGATAGACGGTCGAGATTGATCTCAAGCTGGCGGCCGATCTCATCAAACCTTTCGGCGGCAGACGTGTGTTGGATCAGTTCAGCACGAACAAGTTCCATCGCGGATTCGACCGCTCGAAGCGACTCGAATTCATGCGAATGGATAGCCTCCGCCTCATTAAGAGCGGCGTCGGCGAGGTTGAATTCGACGGATTCCTTTTGTTCTTCTTCCTGCAGGCGTTCGAGCTCGGTCGCAAGCAACCCGAGCCGCTGTTCGCTGGCAGCGATCTCGCCTCGCAGAACCTCCATTCGGTTGTTCAGATTGACTACCTGCTCGCTCTTGTAGATGTGCTCACGCTCAGCGCGATCGCGTTCGAGCGCATTTACCGAGTGGATCTTCCGCAATTCGGCCAGGCTTTCTTCGGCTTTTCGAGCGGTCACTGTCGAATCACGAGAGGCCTCTTCCTTAACGGCGAGTTCAGCGTGAAGTCCGGCCTCGGCCTCGGCAGCTTTCGCGAGATCGATCTCAAGCCGGGCGGAAAGTTCGGTCAGGTGTTTACCTTCGGCGGCAAAAAGCTGCCGCAAAAGGACACGGAATTCTTCTTGGAGTATTTTGAATCTTCGCGTCTTGGCGGCCTGGCGGCGAAGCGAATTGACCTGTTTATCGATCTCGGAAACAATATCCGAAATTCGGCCGAGATTTGTCTTTGCACTCTCGAGTCGCGATTCAGCGGCACGCTGGCGGGTACGGAACTTCGAAATCCCTGCCGCTTCTTCGATCAGATTACGGCGATCGGCAGGCTTTGACGACAGGATCTGGCCGATACGGCCCTGTTCGATGATCGCGTAATGCGAACCGGAAAGGCCGGTACCGGCAAACAGATCCGAGATATCGCGTAGACGGCAATTTTTGCCGTTTAGCTGATATTCGCTCTCGCCCGACATATATAAACGGCGAGTGACTGAAACGGCCTCGCCCGGGGCAAAGTCAAGTGCGAATGATCGTGGACGCCAATGGCGTTTTGTCTTGATTTTTTTCTCAATGGTCTGGATCGAACCGACCTGAGCCGCCATGACCGACTCTACTTCAAACTCCGACTCATGATGGCCATAGCCATTGGATTCGAGATCAACGACGGCCTCGATCACCTCAGTTTCCAGATCAGGATCGACACCTTCGATCTCGTCCATATCGACGGCCATTTCGTCGATACCGCCGAGAGCTTCGTCTATGCCTTCGAGTTCATTTTCGTCTCCAAGATCGACCGAATCGTCGCGGACAAGGTGGAGGACGACCTCGGCCATTCCTCCGGGTTTACGGTTCTTGGTGCCGGCAAATACAACGTCCTTCATCTCGCCGCCGCGAAGCGATTTCGCTCGCTGTTCACCCAACACCCACGAGATCGCATCAGACACGTTCGACTTGCCGCAACCATTCGGACCGACGACGGCGGTGATGCCATTTCCGGTAAATACTATTTCGGTGTAGTCCGCGAAAGACTTGAATCCGGTTATTTCGAGGCGCTGAAGCTTAAACATCCTATAGTGCTCTTCGAATGAAGGAACACTATATTTTGCGGTAAATGAACGTTGAAGTCAACCTAAATCATCTCATCGCCGACGTTTCTAAGACCTTGCTTTTCGGCTCGCTCATTATCCAGTTCAGTAAGGCAATCCAGAAGAAAATTCGTATTGCTGGTGACATTGATAACGACGGGAAATTCGTTGTCCGAAGTGGAAAATTCAAATGTACCGCCACTGATCTCGATGATCTCGCGAAACGCCGTAACACCATTGCGCCCGTTACATTCAGCATCGACGATCTTGCCTTCGTTAAACGCAACGTTGGCCAGATGCATATCGGATTTGATCACAAGTAGCCCGGTCATCTTGGAATTCTCGATGACCTGTACCGCGTCGAAAACATTAACGTAGGCTAGGTTTCCGGCGAATGTAACGTCGGTGCGGACCTGTTGCGATGTTTTTTCGCGACCGACAGCAAAATCGGGCCTGCGGGCTCGGCGAATCGCCTCGAGCCCCGGTGCCACCGATATTCGAGGGTCAAGCAGCTTTGCTTCCTGCAAACGGTCGTACGCGACGTCAAATGCCTCGCGGCCTATATACAGACTCACCAATGCAAGACACTGCCGGGCTGCCTCGTTGAGATT from Acidobacteriota bacterium includes the following:
- the smc gene encoding chromosome segregation protein SMC, encoding MFKLQRLEITGFKSFADYTEIVFTGNGITAVVGPNGCGKSNVSDAISWVLGEQRAKSLRGGEMKDVVFAGTKNRKPGGMAEVVLHLVRDDSVDLGDENELEGIDEALGGIDEMAVDMDEIEGVDPDLETEVIEAVVDLESNGYGHHESEFEVESVMAAQVGSIQTIEKKIKTKRHWRPRSFALDFAPGEAVSVTRRLYMSGESEYQLNGKNCRLRDISDLFAGTGLSGSHYAIIEQGRIGQILSSKPADRRNLIEEAAGISKFRTRQRAAESRLESAKTNLGRISDIVSEIDKQVNSLRRQAAKTRRFKILQEEFRVLLRQLFAAEGKHLTELSARLEIDLAKAAEAEAGLHAELAVKEEASRDSTVTARKAEESLAELRKIHSVNALERDRAEREHIYKSEQVVNLNNRMEVLRGEIAASEQRLGLLATELERLQEEEQKESVEFNLADAALNEAEAIHSHEFESLRAVESAMELVRAELIQHTSAAERFDEIGRQLEINLDRLSQRASGLESEAKRAEQNFAEHEKQAAELARTLAAEEKKLNELNAEKDELMAVTNASLDALRSKEAGLESLNEEHSAKRHRLATLLELEDSRAVYTPQVQKLFAEQGSIGVRLAGVLADKLNVNENAETAVETLFGDYLQAVLVESLADAKRVSEWLKANNIGRTAMLILPSGGETRTATSSSGDTIGDSLGVSSEIAALLRDVFPREMSARLVDDLEISGAGDVLINHDGDLLLGGRLFVGGKQRLDGKNESLLAFKRELSGLEKTTKRLASEIETARTAAEKARRILADNESKMVDLQSLIIKVDRGVHGLQIQVRTAREEIERAERHRKVVADESGQTVSEITELRQKRDDALANKIAADQARAESTSALERIARQLTEARVILDASSAVLNEKRMVAATSGERRRSVQSALRRVENEGKEIESRLALQNLEISEADSKIKALHSSITEITDRIANADDEIVRENSELSGAINALAAARANSDAMSEQLAEINRRLGDARNERAEIEIRQAEAVTQLRNTAEHCQQELNIALSELVEQTVIDEDLELESARREADDLRQRLENFGAINMLALEELGESEERLLFLTTQRQDIVDSIAATEEALREIKQRSRERFRTAFDSINSNFIEFFHELFGGGRGEMTLLESDDILEAGIEVVAQPPGKRLQNIMLLSGGEKAMTAIALVMSIFKYRPSPFCLLDEVDAPLDDANVGRFVNKIADMSEKTQFIVITHNKRTMEAARALYGVTMQEAGVSKVVSVKFE
- a CDS encoding DUF4388 domain-containing protein; the encoded protein is MNIFVHMTNMNQVLTEPRLPFTETSIESVLLDAELFVKYSSPEKAFALLRDAIDRSPRSISLREKMRDICVRQKNLNEAARQCLALVSLYIGREAFDVAYDRLQEAKLLDPRISVAPGLEAIRRARRPDFAVGREKTSQQVRTDVTFAGNLAYVNVFDAVQVIENSKMTGLLVIKSDMHLANVAFNEGKIVDAECNGRNGVTAFREIIEISGGTFEFSTSDNEFPVVINVTSNTNFLLDCLTELDNERAEKQGLRNVGDEMI